A region of the Clupea harengus chromosome 7, Ch_v2.0.2, whole genome shotgun sequence genome:
GTGGATTCAGCAGGAGGTTGAACTCAAGAACAGCCCAAGAGCCTTTTCGCACCCACGTCAAACTCCATTTTAACACATGATTGGTATCAGTTCAACATTCATGGGAGGCCTGAATAAGACAACACATGAGGAACATTGATTAGTTGCACAGCAAAAATAGTTTGGATACTAAAAAGAAATGCACAGGAGACTTTAGAAGTAAAACCTTTGACTTGATAAGCAATGCACTCCCCTCGGGACACTGGTTTctcacatttgcacacacagaaacacgcatattcgcacacacaaaaatgcggCTTTAGCTCTCATCCAAAATGCACCACTCTGACCACTCCTCAATGCAGTGATTCATATACAGACAGTAAAACTGCTGTTTGTTCTGTATGGAGCATTcacatatgtgtacacacacacgtaggcacacacacacacgcaggcacacacacacgcaggcgcacacacgcaggcacacacacgcaggcactaAAAGCGAGAGGTGCTGACCCCCCGCCTCCATGCGTATACAGTGGCAGCAGTTCTGTACTTTGAGGTGGTTGCATAACAGCCATCATGTGATCACCGCCACCCACCACACCCTAGCAGCTGCCAAAACCGTCAGCATAGacagcacagagggagagagactgagtaaaGCAACGGGGGTGAGGGGGAAAGGAAAGGTGTAAGCATAGAGGCAGAGAGTGGTGCTGCAAATAGAAATTGAAATGGAAGTAtctgaaatgaatgaatcacTTAATCGTTGAATAAATATATCCTATTGTATACGTTGTGCTTTACTGCTATCCACAATAACTAAAGAAGACCGAGAATGTTTTTATGTGTAAGTAATACATATAACTAAATAAATGGGACACAGAAAAATGTTAAGGGAACCATAGGGTATCCtggtgtctgagtgtctgtctgcctgtattTCATTAAGGCTAtgtttatctgtctctgtctcaggcGGGCAAACTTACGGCTGTGTTTGGAACGCTTAAAATCACTTGTACCTCTGGGACCAGACGCCAACAGGCATACCACTCTCAGCCTGCTGATGAGGGCCAGGGAACACATAAAGGTGTGTTAAATTCTGTATGCATCTAAGTATGAGTCTGTCAGACATGTCTGTAGATCAAGGCCGCAATGAAAAGCCACatgaaaaatgtgtttgtgtcagtgggtgTAAAAAGTCTGTTTACCTAATATATGGTTGTGTTGCAGAGATGATTCAAAGCCTTAGTCTAACTCTTTTGATGCTCATATCCTGAATCCGACTTAGGGGTGTCAGATTTGGGTATCCCTGTTTGAGCATGCATATTTACGTGTGGGCGTTTTCTAGTTTCAtatttacacgtgtgtgtgtgtgtacgtgtagcgGTTGGAGGACAGCGAGCGGAAGGCGCAGCACGCTGTCGAGCACCTGCAGCGGGAGCAGCGGCACCTGAGACGCCGACTGGAGCAGCTGGGTGTTGAGCGCACGCGCATGGATAGCATGGGCTCCACCGTGTCCTCCGACAAATCAGACTCAGACCAGGGTaaacacacgtccacacacacacacacacacatacatacacacacacacacacacacacagacagacatgcacgtACAGACAACATGGGCTCTACTGTCTGTTCAGACAGGTCACTCAGACcagggtaaacacacaaacacatacacacacaaagacagacataaatgtaaacatgcacaatgcgcacgcacacacaaactcacacatacacacatacacacacacacacacacacaaatgtgcagcTCGGGCCACATATATCTGTCGGAACCTGACCCGAGTCTAAGACCGTAATAACCGAGCCAGACTGGTATTCTGTTCTGTCATCGGTCACGGCAGTCTTGGGTTGGGTATCCaccttctaacacacacacatagatataaaTGTACAACCAGCATGGACTCCTCTGTCTGTTCAGATAAAACAGACTCCGACCatggtaaatacacacacactgacacacacggacagatgtatacaaacacacacacactgaaatgtacAGACACCATGGGCTCCACCGTCTCCTCAGAAGAGACTCCGACCagggtaaacagacacacagcgcTTAGGGTTCATCTCATCACTCACActaagataaacacacacatacagatatctGTATACACAAATACGCATTAATTTATTTACATGAACATGGACAATACAATCATATCAGCTCCATCACATCAGACAAGGGAAaatatacaggcacacacagatatagtaCAGCTAGGCAGCATGGTCTTTGTCGTCAGCTCAGACAAATCAACCTCTGATAAGGCTAAtgacatacgcacatacacaccccctaACTTTAACCTTAGCACAGGCTAAACACACTAAACATCAGACGTCCGTGTTCCTGCTTGCACTCTCATCAGAGTGAAAAAACAGTTACTGCTCTTAAGGCTGCACTGGCTATGTTtctcttctatttttttttttttttatgcctcTCTGTGCCAAGCTGTGGCTCTGCTTTTATTCCTGTAACGCCATTCCATTCTACTCCTACATTCTACTACTTAGCATCCGCAGTTTCAATGTGTTTCAGTTTgtgagttagttagttagcgataactaggatagttcatagctaggttaactgccATTAGACCTCGCATGTTTTATACGTTTCGTTGCGGTTTACACTCAGTAGCATCAGTTAAATACAGTCAGGTGGGAATACACGACAGTAGAGACCTTACGGTTAAGACTGATTGGGAATGAAAAGTTGTTAtctatcccatgttgtttttacctgatacattatGGGTCTCATATATGAAAGAGACTTATGCTAGCCTATGCAAAAGCCTATCCTAAAATCACACATAATACATTATGTTTGTTAAATGATGCCATGTACATGTATGTTAacttctcgtgtgtgtgtgtgtgtgtgtgtgtgtgtgtgtgtgtgtgtgtgtgtgtgtgtgttgcagaggaGCTCGATGTGGACGTAGACGTGGAGGGCACTGACTGCATGCTGGGAGACCTGGAGTGGAGCTGCTCCAGCGTGAGCGACTGGGACGAGCGGGCGAGCTGGCGCAGCAGCGGCAGCGATGAGGGCTACTCCAGCGCCAGCCTGCGCCATCTGGCACCCCCTCAGGAGAACAGCCCCAAGAGCCCCGTGGTGGGCAGCCTTTAGGGGTGTCAGAGCATCTCTGAtgccccccactcccactccgaTCTCCCCTGCCACCCTAcccccagcccacacacacacctgcccctcAGGCCCAACCCCTGCTCTTGTACGCTCCCTCATGCACTTCACTCTCTCAGCCTCACTCAGCCCTTACAGCTGCGGCCAATGCCAACAACCTGTCAATCAGTCATAgtgcccccaccccctacaTGCCCACATGCACAGCACAATTCGCTCCCACCCATTGTTTTCAGAGCCAGTGTACCCCCGTCAGTCTCGTGCTTGTACGGGATCTTATTAGCTCCGTCCCAGCCCCAGGCCTTGACTGCTAGGAGCTAGCTCCCTAGAGCTGTTTTTGAAGATCCAGCTACTCCTCTGTTCTTTCACAGCCATTCAGCCAGTAAGAATCTCTCCCTTACTTGCCCATAGCCAGCCACCTGCCACCTGTTCTCAACAATCagacatactttttttttttacacacacacacctacatacacccCACACATACTTAGTCACTCTTGCTTCATCTCTTCTCAACCACttcagtaaaaaaagaaaagaaaaacacaaacaaacaaaaaatcataCCTCAGCCAGAATGTGATCATTAccttcactcactccctcactgcctgtctgcctgccagtGTATGTGGGCCACCTCTGAGACTCTTGGCTTCAGCCAGCACTAACTTCCTgattcctcttcatcctcacaGTCCTTCCCCGTCtgctgacccccccccaccccacccagctGCAGGCGCGGCACACACAGGGCTGGGTCACCTGACCCACAGCTGACCTATCAGAAGATGGGATTTTGCACTTAAAAAAAGAGTACGGGAAGGCCTTGTCTGGGTCAAGagctgtgtttatgttgttgttgtttttttttttgttctttactCTTCATCCCCCATTTTGTTTTACGTTATTGTCTCTGCAAAGGGACTGCAGCTATAGTAGAAATGCACTGGGACGTAGTGTTTTTAGCTAGTCTTAAAAATGATCTACCTGCACTGTCCCCAGCcctacccccacctctctcccatGGGAGTTTATGGACTCTAAGCATGTGTGATGTCATCGCCTCCCACAACCACTAGattggtgtttccatagcaGCAGTGCTGCAGCAATACACACTCGCCAACCAGGTGTTTTTCTTGACGCGGATCCCTAATTCAGGTGAAGTGTACTTTGAACTGCTGAGAGATGGCTGGCCTGTTTTAGCCTGTTTTTAATTCATTAGTGGTTCTTTTGATGATTTCAAACAAATGATAATTTATTATATTTAATGTTGCCTAACCCAGTGCTTTTACTCACACTCCCGCAGCTGAGTCTTTTATAGAGAAGGCATATTGTTTTTTGAGACTTGTGTGCAGCATGAGATTGTAACAACagttttttggagggggggggctggagggttGGAATAGGGCTTGAAGACATTTTATCAGGGtgctccatctctttctctcctttcaaagACAGtgacgtttgtgtgtatgtttgtgagtgtgtgtgtgtgtttattctgtttatatttttattaCCTGCATTCTATCCaatggatagagaaagagaagggaaagacTAAAGCAATCTTAAAAGCACATTCCACATCTGACTGAAGAGGGAGCAGTCAAAAGAACACTACCATCATGGTGGGtgaggatgggtgtgtgtgtgtgtgtgtgtgtgtgtgtgtgtgtgtgtgagagtgtgtgtgtgttggggtgggtgtATGTGGAGTGACTGCTTACAGTGAATGCATGGGGGTGCAAGAATCGACAGAATTGGTTTGAGGTCACCCAACAACACAAAGGGGGCAGCTGACTTAACTTGTCCTTAAAAGGAGTGCACTCTCTGTCGCCCGAAGGCTCAATGTcaccataggtgtgtgtgtgtgtgtgtgtgtgtgtgtgtgtgtgtgtgtgtgtgtgtgtgtgtgtgtgtgtgtgtgtgtgtgtgtgtgtgtgtgtgtgtgtgtaccctccaAGCTGTACAGTGCTGCACTGCAGTACCACTCCATCCATCCTGCCCAGACTGCTCGTATTTATTATCTCTGCAAGATACAGTAATTTTTATGTAAATAGTttaccagagagaaagaagatatatctatatatcaagaagtatttatatttgatcgaaaaatactttaaaaaaacaaaactatatatatacatatatatgaatATTTAAGTAGGAGTTGCCttagttgttttgtttgttcccGTGGTGAGGTTTTTTATGTGGAACTTATTTTACACACAGCATTGTGACTCTATTTGGCGTTATAGCTATTTTGTACTTGGAATATTTGTGTACATTTAGAGGTTCAACACAGTGCTCTTTAGAATCAAAAACATTTGATCAGTTTTGTTGATACTGAACATTTCTTGCAGTTTTTGTTCTTGTATGCAAGGGATATATTGTAAAAGTCTTCtctaacaaaagaaaaatacaaataactgaaaaataaagacggggggggggggggggggggggggtataaagTTCATAAAATGGTAAAATGGAAGCCTTGTTGTGGTGCTGTAGGTGATGCTGCTGTAGTGAGAAGAAGCGTGGGTGGGTTGAGGCCCTTTTGGAGTGCCTGAGTGTACGACAGAAAATGTCTTCTCATTTGCTGTTCCTACCCTTAGTTTTGGCAGTGTGTAAAATGGAGGACATGGGGGGATAGGGATGAGAGCGAGAAGAAAAGAGACTCTGTCTCCGAATGTAGTTAGTCATCCTTTCCTCAAATCATTGCCAGTGGGATCTCACTCAGCCTGCAAAATTCTCAAGAACTTGAAAGAAATGCACCAAAAAAGAATTTGATAAATTAGATATGTATTGGTATGATACATATTATTAGTaatgtattaatattattattcaCTATTTGTGTGTGGAATGCTGCTTCTTGTGTAGTTTTATTgataaaataattaatataTTCAAGTTTGAAAAGTAAAGATGTAGCCTTGGGGAATTTGGGATGCGTCAATAGCATTAGTGGAGGTTAACATTAGCTTGCCTGATAATGTGTGCCCAGTTT
Encoded here:
- the mxd1 gene encoding max dimerization protein 1, with the translated sequence MAAIGMVQMLIEAAEYLDRREREAEHGYASMLPFTSNKERDNLKRKNKNKKNSSSRSTHNEMEKNRRANLRLCLERLKSLVPLGPDANRHTTLSLLMRAREHIKRLEDSERKAQHAVEHLQREQRHLRRRLEQLGVERTRMDSMGSTVSSDKSDSDQEELDVDVDVEGTDCMLGDLEWSCSSVSDWDERASWRSSGSDEGYSSASLRHLAPPQENSPKSPVVGSL